Proteins co-encoded in one Nicotiana sylvestris chromosome 7, ASM39365v2, whole genome shotgun sequence genomic window:
- the LOC138873407 gene encoding uncharacterized protein, which translates to MQKGIDAILLTSNGTLCLLMLPSLKPQSYFTGPSNHLDISEVLPVPSFGDSVTISHSSFSKTTTPPPTAPVAALPHTAPPPIAPVPPPSPVQLSAAPPLLTYHHRRRPTSGPSDSRPTSDSAPTMDLSPLSQPISLFKGVLPKLNPNPHYVSLSYHHLSSPHYAFISSLSTVSIPKSTSEALSHLGWQ; encoded by the coding sequence ATGCAAAAGGGTATCGATGCTATTCTCCTGACCTCCAATGGTACCTTATGTTTGCTGATGTTACCTTCTTTGAAACCCCAATCATACTTCACAGGTCCAAGTAACcacttagatatttctgaggtgCTACCAGTTCCATCTTTTGGAGATTCAGTCACTATCTCCCATTCATCTTTCTCTAAAACTACAACTCCACCACCTACAGCTCCAGTTGCAGCTCTACCACATACAGCTCCACCACCTATAGCTCCAGTTCCACCACCTAGTCCAGTTCAACTTTCTGCAGCTCCACCACTCTTAACTTATCATCATCGTCGACGTCCAACATCAGGCCCAAGTGATTCACGTCCTACATCAGATTCTGCACCTACTATGGACTTGTCTCCTCTTAGTCAACCAATTTCACTCTTCAAAGGTGTACTACCCAAACTTAATCCTAATCCCCATTATGTCAGTTTAAGTTATCATCATCTATCATCACCTCATTATGCTTTTATATCATCTTTGTCCACCGTTTCTATCCCTAAGTCTACAAGTGAGGCACTATCTCATCTAGGATGGCAATAG